From Pan paniscus chromosome 6, NHGRI_mPanPan1-v2.0_pri, whole genome shotgun sequence, one genomic window encodes:
- the LOC100975343 gene encoding uncharacterized protein LOC100975343, with amino-acid sequence MAARSVDDISIKLLHEKSPATDHGVNVLPSTVPGQEEGMTDRKHWFSFRTQPNVPGLQELLDYGAANQAWQAVLAEVPRGGPGCAALRDLGRCGGPDVSTRRQWRPLPFSCPLSHTTQPPLGGHYRGSSAGRFHGRDQTSPGTVQQLPSARVLKPGCTQHGDLSPGQALPPPAAALGPSPKAWTHTVGRPQLWAGLGSHRLGVPGPRTWKALATCCVQE; translated from the exons atggctgcacgctcTGTAGATGACATCTCAATCAAGCTGCTTCATGAGAAAAGCCCAGCCACTGACCACGGGGTGAACGTCCTGCCATCCACAGTCCCTGGCCAAGAAGAAGGTATGACTGACAG GAAGCACTGGTTTTCTTTCAGGACACAACCGAACGTGCCAGGACTGCAGGAGCTACTGGATTATGGAGCAGCAAACCAGGCATGGCAGGCGGTGCTCGCGGAGGTACCACGGGGCGGACCAGGGTGTGCAGCGTTACGTGACTTGGGAAGATGTGGGGGGCCCGATGTATCTACCAGGAGACAGTGGAGACCTCTACCCTTTAGCTGTCCTCTGTCCCACACAACCCAGCCCCCACTGGGCGGCCACTATAGGGGAAGCTCAGCTGGAAGGTTCCATGGGAGAGACCAGACCAGTCCTGGCACTGTCCAGCAGCTGCCTTCGGCCCGTGTTCTGAAACCGGGATGCACACAGCATGGAGATCTCAGCCCTGGGCAGGCCTTGCCCCCTCCAGCAGCTGCTCTCGGCCCATCTCCCAAAGCCTGGACGCATACAGTGGGGAGACCTCAGCTCTGGGCAGGCCTGGGTTCCCATCGCCTCGGCGTCCCTGGGCCCAGGACATGGAAAGCACTTGCTACGTGCTGTGTACAAGAATGA